Proteins found in one Labeo rohita strain BAU-BD-2019 chromosome 11, IGBB_LRoh.1.0, whole genome shotgun sequence genomic segment:
- the mob3c gene encoding MOB kinase activator 3C, translated as MALCLGQVFSKDKTFRPRKRFEPGTQRFELYKRAQASLKSGLDLRKVVQLPDGENINDWIAVHVVDFFNRINLIYGTVSEFCTEKSCPIMSGGPRYEYRWQDGDEYKRPTKLPALIYMNLLMNWIESLINNEDIFPTRVGVPFPKNFQQVCKKILSRLFRVFVHVYIHHFDMICSMGAEAHINTCYKHYYYFISEFSLIDHSELEPLKEMTEKICH; from the exons ATGGCTCTGTGCTTGGGTCAGGTTTTCAGCAAAGACAAAACATTCAGGCCTCGAAAGCGGTTTGAACCTGGAACCCAGCGCTTTGAGCTGTACAAAAGAGCGCAGGCATCTCTAAAATCAGGCCTGGACTTGAGGAAAGTGGTGCAGCTGCCGGACGGAGAGAACATTAATGACTGGATAGCTGTGCACGTGGTGGATTTCTTCAATCGTATCAACCTCATCTACGGGACCGTGAGCGAGTTCTGCACTGAGAAAAGCTGTCCCATCATGTCTGGAGGCCCACGTTACGAATACAGATGGCAGGATGGGGATGAATACAAGAGGCCCACCAAACTGCCTGCTCTTATATACATGAACCTCCTGATGAACTGGATCGAGTCCCTCATCAACAATGAGGACATCTTTCCTACACGAGTAG GAGTCCCTTTTCCAAAGAACTTTCAGCAGGTGTGCAAGAAGATACTGAGCCGCTTGTTTCGGGTGTTTGTACACGTGTACATCCATCACTTTGACATGATCTGCAGTATGGGAGCTGAGGCTCACATCAACACCTGCTACAAACACTACTACTACTTCATCTCTGAGTTCAGCCTCATTGACCACTCGGAGCTGGAGCCACTG AAAGAAATGACAGAGAAGATCTGCCACTGA